In Candidatus Paceibacterota bacterium, one genomic interval encodes:
- a CDS encoding CopG family antitoxin, with protein MRAIAKWEEVPIFDSEEAEAGFWAENKPDLRLMESAVAAPTEAAGSVAISLRIDARMLARIKRLAQSRYLNYQSMIKQWLSERLERELHER; from the coding sequence ATGCGCGCAATAGCCAAATGGGAAGAAGTCCCCATCTTCGACAGCGAAGAGGCCGAGGCGGGTTTCTGGGCTGAGAACAAGCCCGACCTGCGCCTCATGGAATCCGCGGTGGCCGCCCCCACCGAAGCCGCCGGCTCGGTGGCGATCTCGCTGCGCATTGATGCGCGGATGCTGGCCCGCATCAAACGCCTCGCCCAGTCCCGCTACCTCAATTACCAGAGCATGATCAAACAGTGGCTCAGTGAGCGGTTGGAACGCGAACTACACGAACGATGA
- a CDS encoding type II secretion system protein gives MNNAELRMTNAGGARPPRRSRCAPHVSRCRPRAFTLIELLVVMTVIAALAALTFPAVRAAKLSTMRARAKSELMQLETAIERYKDKLGYYPPDNQITGNPDRYALNQLYYELLGTTNIGTVAAPVYVTLDGSARVDGSSLNAVFGPNVTGFMNCARGGSDEEAPGGAAFLRGLKPSQFLAISTPTAATVLGSSIEGPLMYLNAQNIRINPWRYNSSGPRNNPKSFDLWIDVMAGGKTNRICNWSEKPLVVSAPY, from the coding sequence ATGAATAACGCCGAGCTCCGAATGACGAACGCCGGGGGCGCCCGCCCACCTCGCCGCTCACGCTGCGCGCCTCACGTTTCGCGTTGCCGACCCCGCGCCTTCACGCTGATCGAACTCCTGGTCGTCATGACCGTCATTGCCGCCCTGGCCGCCCTGACGTTCCCCGCCGTTCGCGCCGCCAAACTCTCCACCATGCGCGCCCGGGCGAAGAGCGAATTGATGCAGCTCGAGACCGCCATCGAACGCTACAAGGACAAGCTCGGCTACTACCCGCCCGACAACCAGATCACCGGCAATCCCGACCGCTATGCGCTCAACCAGCTCTACTACGAGCTGCTCGGCACCACCAACATCGGAACCGTCGCCGCCCCGGTGTATGTCACCCTGGACGGCAGCGCGCGCGTTGATGGTTCCTCCCTGAACGCCGTGTTCGGGCCGAACGTCACCGGCTTCATGAACTGCGCGCGCGGTGGCAGCGACGAAGAGGCCCCGGGCGGAGCGGCCTTCCTGCGCGGCCTGAAGCCCAGCCAGTTCCTCGCGATCAGCACCCCCACTGCCGCCACGGTACTGGGCTCCAGCATCGAGGGCCCGCTGATGTATCTCAATGCCCAGAACATCAGGATCAACCCTTGGCGCTACAATTCCTCCGGCCCGCGCAACAACCCCAAGTCCTTCGACCTGTGGATTGACGTGATGGCCGGCGGCAAGACCAATCGCATCTGCAACTGGAGCGAAAAGCCGCTCGTCGTCAGCGCTCCCTATTAA
- a CDS encoding prepilin-type N-terminal cleavage/methylation domain-containing protein: MKKPANTSPRTRPAFTLIELLVVISIIAILAALLLPALAGVKKRAQAKKAQLEAASIANAIHSYEADYSKFPVSSVGAVTATSEAARVREDFTYGTKGVICVGPGEPNALDAGFSTPGGGLHPIDAPGNYQTNNAEVMAVLLDVEFWPNAPTQPTINQDHVKNPNKTRYLNVTMAGDNKSPGVGQDGTYRDLWGNPYIITIDLDYDDKACDAFYHTDAVTADPADSNNPKRGLNGLIPRTVSGATHYEANVPVMVWSPGPDKLINPNDKATKGANKDNVLSWK; this comes from the coding sequence ATGAAGAAACCTGCCAACACCTCGCCCCGCACTCGCCCGGCCTTCACGCTGATCGAGCTGCTCGTTGTCATCAGCATCATCGCCATCCTGGCCGCGCTGCTCCTGCCGGCGCTGGCCGGCGTCAAGAAACGGGCCCAGGCCAAGAAGGCGCAATTGGAGGCCGCCAGCATCGCCAACGCCATCCATAGCTACGAGGCCGATTACAGCAAGTTCCCCGTCTCCAGCGTCGGCGCCGTCACCGCCACGAGTGAAGCGGCGCGGGTCCGCGAGGACTTCACCTATGGGACCAAGGGAGTGATCTGCGTCGGCCCCGGCGAACCCAACGCCTTGGACGCGGGCTTCAGCACACCCGGGGGAGGGCTGCACCCTATTGATGCTCCCGGCAACTACCAAACCAACAACGCCGAAGTCATGGCGGTGCTCCTGGATGTGGAGTTCTGGCCCAACGCGCCCACTCAGCCGACCATCAACCAGGACCACGTCAAGAACCCGAACAAGACCCGCTATCTGAACGTCACCATGGCCGGAGACAACAAGTCGCCGGGCGTCGGCCAGGATGGCACATATCGCGACCTGTGGGGCAACCCCTACATCATCACCATTGACCTCGATTACGACGACAAGGCCTGTGACGCCTTCTACCACACGGACGCCGTTACGGCGGACCCGGCGGACAGCAACAATCCCAAACGCGGGCTCAACGGGCTGATCCCGAGGACGGTCAGCGGCGCCACCCATTACGAGGCCAACGTGCCCGTGATGGTTTGGTCTCCCGGGCCCGACAAGCTGATTAATCCGAACGACAAGGCCACCAAAGGCGCCAACAAAGACAACGTCCTGAGCTGGAAGTAA